In the Neospora caninum Liverpool complete genome, chromosome Ia genome, one interval contains:
- a CDS encoding potential mitochondrial membrane protein,related encodes MARWTLQGDSDVSLVGSRVVSSLQCETLSIVQNKTPLRLSRECLLCIFCVYAFLTGPFYFNWAPVSYVFLAAGFFRGACDSGELDYSKPADEPKCQDEEIAVHEFFIISMMCDMCFSLLAGLLLDSVGPKVTAVIGSTTLAVSWFLSGASKHLQKSGAATIVMSASLSAAFLPCLSIANLFPNARNSVIGLLTFFRYLSGTVPLVLKTVFFESDSVEDTRSVAYTYGTLCIGSCVFMAACFFPYQKWQRVRALEYPRDIETPGAAEDLPPSGIPTETPDARNSSDTEVTTRRRGSIVKWCHNSIRRCLSAPSHSVDSLDAANLRCDILQTIERGTTEARLLSWNDWRAFFLDASSSVFIFLCLFEALLLISESFFKAAGRRIIPQAYETSEAINILAAFPVPLIGFLADKRGIIASMCIVNVFVLLAFIVSIIPQFPAISVCQYLASITMAVAAPFFVTQIYCYILQSFQEAHMGKLIGLASFIAGLPMVAAIFMVRAGFQKGFFDMVIICISLLGASLFLLGVIVILRMRRAAKVLAKLRQERSLQELPPI; translated from the coding sequence ATGGCAAGGTGGACATTGCAAGGAGACTCTGATGTCTCCCTAGTTGGCTCGAGAGTTGTTTCCAGTTTGCAATGCGAGACGTTGTCAATAGTACAAAATAAAACtcccctgcgtctctcccgtgaATGTCTGCTGTGCATCTTTTGCGTATACGCATTCCTGACTGGGCCATTTTACTTCAACTGGGCTCCAGTTTCCtacgtttttctcgcggcaGGTTTCTTCCGTGGTGCATGCGACTCCGGTGAGCTAGATTATTCGAAACCAGCGGACGAGCCCAAATGCCAAGACGAGGAAATCGCAGTCCACGAATTTTTCATTATTAGTATGATGTGTGACATGTGCTTCTCGTTGCTCGCTGGCTTGTTGTTGGACTCTGTAGGGCCCAAGGTAACCGCTGTGATAGGATCTACAACGCTTGCGGTCTCGTGGTTTCTCAGCGGAGCATCCAAGCACTTACAAAAATCTGGTGCGGCAACCATCGTTATGAGCGCGAGCCTGTCCGCGGCCTTCCTACCCTGTCTTAGCATTGCCAATCTCTTCCCCAACGCACGCAACAGTGTGATTGGCCTGCTAACGTTTTTTCGCTATTTGTCTGGCACGGTACCACTTGTTTTGAAGACTGTTTTCTTTGAGTCCGACTCAGTGGAGGATACTCGCTCTGTCGCCTATACTTACGGGACGTTGTGCATCGGTTCGTGTGTGTTCATGGCAgcttgcttcttcccttACCAGAAATGGCAGCGTGTACGGGCCCTTGAATATCCCAGGGATATCGAGACTCCGGGTGCCGCAGAGGATCTGCCGCCATCTGGTATCCCCACCGAGACACCAGATGCCAGGAACAGTTCCGACACCGAAGTCACTACCAGACGTAGAGGAAGCATCGTCAAATGGTGTCACAATAGTATACGTAGATGCTTAAGTGCACCATCTCATAGTGTAGACTCCCTCGACGCGGCCAACCTGAGATGCGACATCCTTCAAACTATAGAGCGGGGAACCACAGAGGCCAGGCTGCTTTCCTGGAATGACTGGAGGGCATTTTTTCTCGATGCATCGTCCTCTGTATTTATTTTTCTGTGCTTGTTTGAGGCATTGTTACTTATTAGCGAAAGCTTCTTCAAAGCGGCCGGAAGGCGAATCATCCCTCAAGCATACGAAACAAGTGAAGCGATCAATATTTTGGCCGCTTTCCCAGTTCCTCTTATAGGATTCCTTGCGGACAAACGAGGAATAATCGCATCTATGTGCATAGTTAACGTATTTGTGTTGCTCGCATTCATTGTCTCCATCATTCCCCAATTCCCCGCCATTTCCGTATGCCAATATCTTGCATCTATTACTATGGCTGTAGCCGCTCCTTTTTTTGTTACCCAGATCTACTGCTACATTCTGCAAAGTTTCCAGGAAGCGCATATGGGAAAACTCATCGGCTTGGCATCGTTCATTGCGGGGCTTCCAATGGTTGCAGCAATTTTCATGGTGCGAGCTGGATTCCAGAAGGGATTCTTCGACATGGTGATTATCTGCATTTCGTTGCTTGGTGCGagtttgtttcttctcggtgTCATAGTGATTCTCCGCATGCGAAGAGCAGCGAAGGTCCTCGCAAAACTGCGTCAGGAGAGATCCTTGCAGGAGTTACCTCCAATTTGA
- a CDS encoding putative DNA ligase: MTSSFPSSRAPVASCDDLLFAEICKVLDRLADPFAKASDKMHFFARYLQRFSHLPVSGLYPLFRLLVPQLDRRRPPAQLKQPLLARVYTQVFALPPAAAARLKLYKDPTAATASAVSGGMAVKAGDFASFVAASVQERVGRRRATVTVKDLNRELDLVALAGSLAEKSAILQGLLPQLTVDEHKWCMRILMKEVKMGGVSGERLLTLLHADARKIINQCSDLKSTLDVIEEEKAEAAQAKREGAEGDAPAGERASCLRLLFQPLRPMLAQTVRPVASDIGAVLFGEGGKVTKDSNRPSEEARSESAQSSTKSPVASRLYFIERKYDGERLLAHIDKTRTRWSQASVRLFTRRGRDYTSLYGGGGQHRYSASASSASASSLSGSVGSRWAKRERSSSEEEARGQLDGAKRGKRERGEPGEAGETGGLRGLAATLAEALRGSQAILDGELLAWDDELATFLPFGTNKSVAAAETATCHLSYVVFDVLYYRNLEGDEYSLLNMKLQDRKSGGWFKLKPHLGSLPDTLDLIAVGAFFAEGSRRRDMRSVHLIDHCSHFLLGVLEGKGGSDAKRVKSFCKIGTGFSLATLREIRDHLRPHCRRFQAAEPPPWFDACTGSASMRVDVTWPPSCSFVMEVKGAELSQGNEFDVGATLRFPVAVRPFRRDKAWHEAMSEQALHAFFALAEECGGRLLSQPLSTADAEPASPRGGPAARERQGRVRPLYQHSEDSDGSDSDEALQSGSADLPGAGAGAGEDGSVGFSPTKRRPNALPLSPFPLEGLSESVPSRPSPLSRVRSASSGFARLALLAAFRAADTSLIQPSSSALRGTHIWVLAGNEEAFPKASLEALVAHLGGKVSQTLSPSVTHILADRPSFRTRAVAAAVTKLATERQKKLSLAEKRKHTNSPSSSSCSPASSTPASASRESVHVAPVVHFRWILECAERDAAVPLRPSLVIHGTPETARLFARRFDIFGDAFVEDEEPTARGEARLSALLTHAVDEADKRKTETHGKETERRTREETEGREQAEDEEIFGVCETETNTLRRELEPFLRSEEGSQQPREGAGKTVATLE; encoded by the exons aTGACGAGCTCGTTCCCTTCGAGccgcgcgcctgtcgcgtCCTGCGACGACCTGCTCTTTGCGGAAATCTGCAAAGTGCTCGACCGCTTGGCTGACCCTTTTGCCAAGGCTTCGGACAAAATGCA CTTCTTTGCTCGCTACTTGCAGCGTTTCTCGCATTTGCCGGTTTCGGGGCTCTACcctctgtttcgtctgcTCGTCCCTCAACTCGATCGACGCCGGCCGCCGGCGCAGCTGAAGCAACCTCTGCTGGCACGTGTCTACACTCAA GTCTTTGCTCTTCCACCAGCTGCTGCAGCCCGTCTGAAGCTGTACAAAGACCccacggcggcgacggcctcAGCTGTATCCGGGGGGATGGCCGTCAAAGCGGGAGATTTTGCGAGTTTTGTGGCTGCCTCTGTCCAGGAGAGAGtcggcagaaggcgcgcaaCTGTTACAGTG AAAGATCTGAATCGGGAACTCGACCTCGTCGCGCTGGCAGGTAGCCTCGCAGAAAAGTCGGCGATTCTGCAAGGCCTTCTCCCGCAACTGACAGTCGACGAGCACAAgtggtgcatgcgcattCTGATGAAGGAGGTGAAGATGGGTGGCGTTAGTGGAGAGCGCCTCCTGACGCTCCTGCATGCGGATGCCAGGAAAATCATCAACCAGTGCTCGGATCTCAAG AGCACGTTGGATGTGAttgaggaagagaaggcggaggcagcgcaggcgaagcgcgaaggcgccgagggcgacgcgcccgcaggcgagagggcgagctgtctccgcctgctcTTCCAACCCCTGAGGCCCATGCTGGCGCAGACCGTGCGGCCGGTCGCGTCCGATATCGGCGCCGTTCTTttcggcgaaggcggaaaagTGACAAAAGACTCGAACCGACCCTCcgaagaagcgcgaagcGAAAG CGCTCAGTCTTCAACGAAATCGCCAGTCGCATCTCGTCTCTACTTTATCGAACGGAAGTACGACGGAGAAAGGCTTCTGGCTCATATCGACAAAACGCGGACTCGCTGGAGCCAGGCATCTGTTCGTCTTTTCACCCGTCGGGGCCGTGATTACACATCTCTCTACGGTGGAGGCGGCCAGCACCGATActctgcctctgcttcttctgcgtccgCTTCGTCACTCTCTGGGAGCGTGGGAAGTCGCTGGGCGAAGCGTGAGCGCTCGTCCTctgaagaggaggcgcgaggtCAGCTCGacggagcgaagagaggaaagcgcgaacgaggagagccgggagaggcaggagagacgggaggccTTCGTGGGCTCGCGGCGACGCTCGCGGAGGCCTTGCGAGGTTCTCAGGCCATTCTGGACGGCGAGCTGTTGGCGTGGGACGACGAACTCGCGACTTTCCTCCCCTTTGGCACCAACAA AAGcgtggcggcggcggagacggcaacTTGCCATTTGTCCTACGTGGTATTCGACGTTCTGTACTACCGGAAcctcgagggcgacgaaTACTCGCTCTTGAACATGAAGCTTCAAGACAGGAA AAGCGGCGGCTGGTTTAAGCTGAAACCCCACCTGGGCAGCTTGCCAGACACCCTTGACCTGATAGCCGTAggcgcgttcttcgccgaaGGTTCGAGGCGACGGGATATG AGGTCTGTCCATCTCATCGATCACTGTTCGCACTTTTTGCTCGGCGTCCTGGAGGGCAAAGGCGGCTCGGACGCGAAACGCGTCAAGTCCTTCTGCAAG ATCGGCAccggcttctcgctcgcgacGTTGCGAGAAATCCGAGATCACCTGCGGCCCCACTGTCGTCGCTTCCAAGCCGCCGAGCCGCCTCCGTGgttcgatgcatgcacaggcagCGCCAGCATGCG AGTCGACGTGACGTGGCCGCCGTCGTGCAGCTTCGTGATGGAGGTGAAAGGCGCCGAACTTTCACAAGGGAATGAATTCGACGTGGGCGCGACGCTGCGCTTTCCGGTCGCTGTGCGCCCGTTCCGCCGCGACAAGGCTTGGCACGAGGCCATGTCGGAGCAGGCGCTGCAT gcgtttttcgctctcgcggAAGAGTGCGGAGGCCGCCTGCTCTCTCAGCCGCTTTCGACCGCGGACGCAgagcctgcgtctccgcggggCGGAcctgcggcgagagagagacagggcaGGGTGCGTCCTCTGTACCAGCATTCCGAAGATTCTGATGGAAGCGACTCCGACGAGGCACTGCAAAGCGGCAGCGCAGATCTGCCGGGCGCGGGAGCGGgcgcaggcgaggacggcAGCGTTGGTTTTTCTCCGACTAAAAGGCGTCCCAATGcgctgccgctgtctcccttcccccTCGAGGGTCTGTCGGAGTCGGTCCCTTCTcggccctcgcctctctcccgcgtccgctcggcgtcttctggcttcgctcgcctcgccctcctggcGGCCTTTCGAGCGGCCGACACGTCTCTGATCCAGCCGAGCTCGTCTGCGTTGCGAGGCACCCATATTTGGGTTCTTGCGGGGAACGAAGAGGCCTTTCCCAAGGCCTCCCTGGAGGCTCTCGTCGCTCACCTTGGGGGGAAAGTCTCGCAGACactctcgccgtctgtcaCCCACATCCTCGCCGACCGCCCGTCTTTTCGAACGCGGGCGGTTGCTGCAGCCGTCACCAAACTCGCCACAGAACGACAAAAAAAGTTGTCGCTCgccgagaaacgaaaacacacgaactccccttcctcctcgtcttgctctcctgcctcgtccacCCCTGCTTCGGCTTCGCGTGAGTCTGTGCACGTGGCCCCAGTCGTTCACTTTCGTTGGATCCTCGagtgcgcagagagagacgcggcggtcCCTCTGCGGCCGTCTTTGGTGATTCACGGGACGCCCGAGACTGCGCGTTTGTTTGCGCGGCGTTTCGACATCTTTGGAGACGCCTTCGTAGAGGACGAGGAGCCGAcggcgcggggcgaggcgcgactTTCGGCGCTTCtgacgcatgcagtcgacgaggcagacaAGCGAAAAACCGAAACACACGGCAAGGAGACTGAACGGCgaacgcgcgaggagacagaaggacgGGAACAGGCCGAAGATGAAGAAATATTTGGCGTctgcgagacagagacaaacacCTTGAGGCGAGAGTTGGAGCCTTTCCtaagaagcgaggaaggcagtcAGCAACCGCGGGAGGGCGCGGGGAAGACCGTCGCCACCCTTGAGTGA